The proteins below come from a single Alnus glutinosa chromosome 9, dhAlnGlut1.1, whole genome shotgun sequence genomic window:
- the LOC133878280 gene encoding E3 ubiquitin-protein ligase RSL1-like — MAKSTVRDDLNAALSEQREVLMKAKTLDSDLNLAYHLQMQEAMSASLALQPSSSRCSSPPLPFQPNDAVSSSNDDVLDVAATLMLQDAERFVQELEDSELSEAEMRKMREDMDRRIHDRKLAGDILNIPEEEWEEDGDNYHRSYRMDPSSSSTALVDTEYFRLYSKGLVSEERIRDMKVIVAGAGVAICDSRDSLMLEVRKNLEAFVDGQVVTNEVAELEALIEGLNKALSLNLKRLTFFCDDYVIYQYVTGRARPEQSKIATLVNQVALLQRKFTRCNPSLVARNDIKFASKSARDAIISQITLSSNGKSLKETCVICFEDADVEKMFSVDGCLHRFCFSCMKQHVEAKVLNGMVAKCPHEGCKSEVNIDSCGKFLAPKLVEVWSQRMKESSIPITEKVYCPRPRCSALMSKSEVFKYTKSKTAYIAADKGGVRRCMKCDYYFCINCKVPWHYEMTCNDYKRSNPYSQSEDAKLKSLAKAKRWPQCVKCSHMVELAEGCYHITCRCGYQFCYTCGAEWKKGKPTCSCPIWDERNIIRNVRRR, encoded by the exons ATGGCCAAGAGTACAGTAAGGGACGACCTCAACGCCGCGCTCTCCGAGCAACGCGAAGTGCTCATGAAGGCGAAAACCCTAGACTCTGACCTCAACCTGGCCTATCACCTCCAAATGCAAGAAGCCATGAGCGCCTCCCTTGCTCTCCAACCTTCAAGCTCACGCTGTTCATCCCCACCGCTACCATTTCAGCCCAACGACGCTGTTTCATCTTCCAATGACGACGTTTTAGACGTCGCCGCGACGCTTATGCTGCAAGACGCGGAGAGGTTCGTGCAGGAGCTCGAGGACAGCGAGCTAAGTGAGGCGGAGATGAGGAAAATGCGGGAGGATATGGACCGTCGGATCCACGATCGGAAGCTTGCGGGCGATATCCTCAACATCCCCGAAGAGGAATGGGAAGAAGACGGGGACAATTACCACCGTTCGTACCGTATGGACCCTTCGTCATCGTCGACCGCTTTGGTTGACACAGAGTATTTCAGGTTATACTCAAAGGGGTTGGTGAGCGAAGAGAGGATTAGGGATATGAAGGTCATCGTGGCCGGAGCTGGGGTCGCGATTTGCGATTCAAGGGACAGTCTGATGTTGGAGGTGAGGAAGAATCTGGAGGCGTTCGTGGATGGTCAAGTCGTGACCAATGAAGTTGCTGAGCTGGAGGCTCTGATTGAAGGGCTTAATAAAGCTCTCAGCTTGAATTTGAAAAGGCTCACCTTCTTCTGTGATGACTATGTGATTTACCAATAT GTTACAGGTAGAGCACGACCAGAACAGAGCAAGATTGCGACATTAGTCAATCAGGTGGCTCTTCTTCAGAGAAAATTTACTCGTTGCAACCCATCTCTTGTGGCACGTAACGATATTAAGTTTGCATCTAAATCTGCAAGAGATGCTATAATTTCTCAAATTACCTTGAGTAGCAATGGCAAGAGTTTGAAGGAGACATGTGTAATTTGCTTTGAAGATGCAGATGTTGAGAAGATGTTTTCAGTTGATGGTTGCCTGCACAGGTTTTGCTTTTCATGTATGAAACAGCATGTGGAGGCCAAGGTGCTTAACGGGATGGTGGCGAAGTGCCCTCATGAAGGCTGTAAGTCGGAGGTGAATATTGATAGCTGTGGGAAATTCTTGGCACCGAAATTGGTTGAGGTCTGGAGCCAACGCATGAAGGAATCTTCTATTCCTATTACAGAGAAAGTTTATTGCCCACGTCCCAGGTGCTCAGCACTAATGTCGAAAAGTGAGGTTTTCAAATATACTAAGAGTAAGACCGCATATATTGCTGCTGACAAAGGAGGAGTCAGAAGATGCATGAAATGTGATTACTATTTCTGTATCAATTGCAAAGTCCCTTGGCATTATGAAATGACCTGCAATGATTACAAAAGATCAAATCCTTATTCCCAATCAGAAGATGCAAAGCTCAAGTCTCTTGCAAAGGCGAAACGTTGGCCCCAATGTGTGAAGTGCAGCCACATGGTTGAACTAGCCGAAGGTTGCTACCACATCACTTGCAG ATGTGGATATCAGTTTTGCTACACTTGTGGTGCTGAGTGGAAGAAGGGAAAACCAACCTGTTCCTGTCCAATCTGGGATGAGCGTAACATTATACGTAATGTCcgaagaagatga